A genomic stretch from Setaria italica strain Yugu1 chromosome VII, Setaria_italica_v2.0, whole genome shotgun sequence includes:
- the LOC101784254 gene encoding WD repeat-containing protein 44 isoform X1, with the protein MSAGGGEEEEEEEEVFYESRERVLSSSGSSTSASDDDDHGLPRRRRDGTASAAAAAAAALDVWMSEPAPVQERRRRLLQMMGLAGDPALARLEMGRSASYDGPVRPAAVSPISRSRSDGAAPVKPPLGGRSRQASSGSSEATPEGEEADPRCLIRNLDDGSEFVVKEEFELREVGTGRQLTMEEFVDLCVGRSPIVQELMRRENVANAGSNNDSSTPIQRSNSDSSNGATRHRRRSSWLRSIRNIAGSMVVTSRDRRSSDEKDTCSEKGGRRSSSATDDSQDSARAVHHGPVRVKVRQYGKSYKELSGLFMNQEIQAHNGSIWSIRFSPDGRYLASAGEDCVIHVWEVSEFERKREENGVCNPFVAMVCNGSPEPTLALASLDGSNSEKKRRARFLESRRSVSSDQLMVPEHVFALSEKPIRTFVGHSEDVLDLCWSKSQYLLSSSMDKTVKLWHISSTSCLKTFSHSDYVTCIQFNPVDDRYFISGSLDEKVRIWSTQNREIVDWRDLHEMVTAACYTPDGQVLIIYTSFLDLNIFVLRSNMFPSYLKSALIGSHKGSCHIYDTSDNRLLQKKQIDLQNKKKKSSQKKITGFQFLPGNTSRVLITSADSRIRVADGLNLVHKYKGFRNTSSQIAACLAANGRYVISASEDSHVYIWRNDDNLEQGRSKGNVTVTNSYEYFHCQDVTAAVALPSAGSAMVSRTNSRKHDEQDCVSEHPLLHAVPELQDSCDFQGQSGNILSTSSNHSGDRATWPEELMTATKQSPRSSASLPSGAGQAPSRSAWGMVIVTAGRGGQIRTFQNFGFPARV; encoded by the exons atgagcgccggcggcggggaggaggaagaggaggaggaggaggtgttcTACGAGTCGCGGGAACGCGTGctctcctcctccggctcctccacctccgcctcggacgacgacgaccacggCCTCCCGCGACGGCGCCGGGACGGGACCGCCtccgctgccgcggcggccgcagccgcTCTCGACGTGTGGATGTCCGAACCGGCGCCCGTGCAGGAGCGCCGCCGGAGGCTGCTCCAGATGATGGGGCTCGCCGGGGACCCCGCCCTCGCGCGCCTGGAGATGGGCCGATCGGCCTCCTACGACGGGCCCGTACGACCGGCGGCGGTCTCGCCCATCTCCCGATCCAGATCAGACGGCGCCGCGCCGGTCAAGCCCCCGCTGGGGGGGCGGTCGCGGCAGGCGTCGTCGGGCTCCTCCGAGGCCACGCCCGAGGGGGAGGAGGCCGACCCGAGGTGCCTAATCCGGAACCTCGACGACGGCAGTGAGTTCGTGGTCAAGGAGGAGTTCGAGCTCCGCGAGGTCGGCACGGGCCGGCAGCTCACCATGGAGGAGTTTGTTGACCTCTGCGTCGGCCGCTCGCCCATCGTCCAGGAGCTCATGCGACGCGAGAATGTTGCCAACGCTGGCTCGAACAACGACTCGTCCACCCCCATCCAGAGGTCCAACTCCGACTCCAGCAACGGAGCAACGCGACACCGGCGGCGTAGCAGCTGGCTTCGGAGCATCCGGAACATCGCTGGCTCCATGGTGGTCACCTCCCGCGACCGCCGCAGCAGCGACGAGAAGGACACGTGCTCGGAGAAAGGCGGGCGCCGGTCCAGCTCAGCCACAGATGACAGCCAGGACAGTGCCAGAGCCGTGCACCATGGCCCGGTGCGCGTTAAGGTGCGGCAGTATGGAAAGTCGTACAAGGAGCTCAGTGGTCTGTTCATGAACCAGGAGATACAGGCTCACAATGGGTCCATCTGGAGCATCAGGTTTAGTCCAGATGGCCGGTACCTCGCGAGTGCTGGGGAGGACTGCGTGATCCATGTCTGGGAAGTGTCTGAGTTTGAGAGGAAACGCGAGGAAAATGGGGTGTGCAATCCTTTTGTTGCAATGGTGTGCAACGGTTCGCCAGAGCCAACATTAGCGCTGGCCAGTCTGGATGGGAGCAATTCTGAGAAGAAGCGTCGGGCAAGGTTCTTGGAGAGTCGGAGGTCAGTGAGTTCAGACCAGCTCATGGTGCCAGAACATGTGTTTGCATTGTCAGAAAAGCCGATCCGAACCTTCGTGGGGCATTCAGAAGATGTGCTTGATCTCTGTTGGTCCAAATCTCAG TACTTACTTTCATCTTCAATGGATAAAACAGTGAAGTTGTGGCATATCTCAAGCACTTCATGTCTGAAAACATTCTCACATAGTGACTACG TGACGTGCATCCAGTTCAACCCTGTTGATGATAGATACTTCATTAGTGGTTCACTGGATGAAAAAGTCCGCATATGGAGCACTCAAAACCGTGAGATTGTTGATTGGCGTGATTTGCATGAAATGGTCACTGCTGCTTGCTATACCCCAGATGGGCAGGTTTTAATCATCTATACTTCATTCCTTGATCTAAATATCTTCGTGTTAAGGTCTAACATGTTTCCTTCTTACCTGAAGAGTGCATTAATTGGTTCCCATAAAGGCAGTTGCCATATTTATGATACATCTG ATAATAGGCTTCTTCAGAAGAAACAAATTGATCTGCAGAATAAGAAAAAGAAGTCCAGTCAGAAGAAAATCACTGGGTTTCAG TTTCTCCCAGGAAATACTTCAAGGGTCCTTATTACATCTGCAGATTCAAGAATCAGGGTTGCTGATGGCCTAAATCTAGTTCACAAGTACAAAG GTTTTCGAAATACTAGCAGCCAAATCGCAGCCTGTTTAGCTGCTAATGGGAGGTATGTGATCTCTGCAAGTGAGGATTCCCATGTGTACATATGGAGAAATGACGATAACCTTGAACAAGGCAGAAGTAAGGGGAATGTTACTGTCACCAATTCCTACGAATATTTCCACTGCCAGGATGTGACAGCCGCTGTTGCTTTGCCATCTGCTGGCTCGGCAATGGTATCCAGAACAAACTCCAGGAAACATGATGAACAGGACTGTGTATCTGAGCATCCTCTGTTGCATGCTGTCCCTGAATTGCAAGATTCCTGTGATTTCCAAGGCCAAAGTGGCAATATCCTAAGCACCAGTTCAAACCACAGTGGTGATAGAGCAACTTGGCCTGAAGAGCTCATGACGGCAACAAAGCAGAGCCCTCGGTCCAGTGCCAGTCTTCCCAGTGGTGCTGGTCAAGCTCCGAGTCGGTCTGCCTGGGGAATGGTAATTGTCACAGCAGGCCGTGGAGGTCAGATCAGAACATTTCAGAATTTTGGGTTTCCTGCTCGAGTATAG
- the LOC101784254 gene encoding WD repeat-containing protein 44 isoform X2 — protein MSAGGGEEEEEEEEVFYESRERVLSSSGSSTSASDDDDHGLPRRRRDGTASAAAAAAAALDVWMSEPAPVQERRRRLLQMMGLAGDPALARLEMGRSASYDGPVRPAAVSPISRSRSDGAAPVKPPLGGRSRQASSGSSEATPEGEEADPRCLIRNLDDGSEFVVKEEFELREVGTGRQLTMEEFVDLCVGRSPIVQELMRRENVANAGSNNDSSTPIQRSNSDSSNGATRHRRRSSWLRSIRNIAGSMVVTSRDRRSSDEKDTCSEKGGRRSSSATDDSQDSARAVHHGPVRVKVRQYGKSYKELSGLFMNQEIQAHNGSIWSIRFSPDGRYLASAGEDCVIHVWEVSEFERKREENGVCNPFVAMVCNGSPEPTLALASLDGSNSEKKRRARFLESRRSVSSDQLMVPEHVFALSEKPIRTFVGHSEDVLDLCWSKSQYLLSSSMDKTVKLWHISSTSCLKTFSHSDYVTCIQFNPVDDRYFISGSLDEKVRIWSTQNREIVDWRDLHEMVTAACYTPDGQSALIGSHKGSCHIYDTSDNRLLQKKQIDLQNKKKKSSQKKITGFQFLPGNTSRVLITSADSRIRVADGLNLVHKYKGFRNTSSQIAACLAANGRYVISASEDSHVYIWRNDDNLEQGRSKGNVTVTNSYEYFHCQDVTAAVALPSAGSAMVSRTNSRKHDEQDCVSEHPLLHAVPELQDSCDFQGQSGNILSTSSNHSGDRATWPEELMTATKQSPRSSASLPSGAGQAPSRSAWGMVIVTAGRGGQIRTFQNFGFPARV, from the exons atgagcgccggcggcggggaggaggaagaggaggaggaggaggtgttcTACGAGTCGCGGGAACGCGTGctctcctcctccggctcctccacctccgcctcggacgacgacgaccacggCCTCCCGCGACGGCGCCGGGACGGGACCGCCtccgctgccgcggcggccgcagccgcTCTCGACGTGTGGATGTCCGAACCGGCGCCCGTGCAGGAGCGCCGCCGGAGGCTGCTCCAGATGATGGGGCTCGCCGGGGACCCCGCCCTCGCGCGCCTGGAGATGGGCCGATCGGCCTCCTACGACGGGCCCGTACGACCGGCGGCGGTCTCGCCCATCTCCCGATCCAGATCAGACGGCGCCGCGCCGGTCAAGCCCCCGCTGGGGGGGCGGTCGCGGCAGGCGTCGTCGGGCTCCTCCGAGGCCACGCCCGAGGGGGAGGAGGCCGACCCGAGGTGCCTAATCCGGAACCTCGACGACGGCAGTGAGTTCGTGGTCAAGGAGGAGTTCGAGCTCCGCGAGGTCGGCACGGGCCGGCAGCTCACCATGGAGGAGTTTGTTGACCTCTGCGTCGGCCGCTCGCCCATCGTCCAGGAGCTCATGCGACGCGAGAATGTTGCCAACGCTGGCTCGAACAACGACTCGTCCACCCCCATCCAGAGGTCCAACTCCGACTCCAGCAACGGAGCAACGCGACACCGGCGGCGTAGCAGCTGGCTTCGGAGCATCCGGAACATCGCTGGCTCCATGGTGGTCACCTCCCGCGACCGCCGCAGCAGCGACGAGAAGGACACGTGCTCGGAGAAAGGCGGGCGCCGGTCCAGCTCAGCCACAGATGACAGCCAGGACAGTGCCAGAGCCGTGCACCATGGCCCGGTGCGCGTTAAGGTGCGGCAGTATGGAAAGTCGTACAAGGAGCTCAGTGGTCTGTTCATGAACCAGGAGATACAGGCTCACAATGGGTCCATCTGGAGCATCAGGTTTAGTCCAGATGGCCGGTACCTCGCGAGTGCTGGGGAGGACTGCGTGATCCATGTCTGGGAAGTGTCTGAGTTTGAGAGGAAACGCGAGGAAAATGGGGTGTGCAATCCTTTTGTTGCAATGGTGTGCAACGGTTCGCCAGAGCCAACATTAGCGCTGGCCAGTCTGGATGGGAGCAATTCTGAGAAGAAGCGTCGGGCAAGGTTCTTGGAGAGTCGGAGGTCAGTGAGTTCAGACCAGCTCATGGTGCCAGAACATGTGTTTGCATTGTCAGAAAAGCCGATCCGAACCTTCGTGGGGCATTCAGAAGATGTGCTTGATCTCTGTTGGTCCAAATCTCAG TACTTACTTTCATCTTCAATGGATAAAACAGTGAAGTTGTGGCATATCTCAAGCACTTCATGTCTGAAAACATTCTCACATAGTGACTACG TGACGTGCATCCAGTTCAACCCTGTTGATGATAGATACTTCATTAGTGGTTCACTGGATGAAAAAGTCCGCATATGGAGCACTCAAAACCGTGAGATTGTTGATTGGCGTGATTTGCATGAAATGGTCACTGCTGCTTGCTATACCCCAGATGGGCAG AGTGCATTAATTGGTTCCCATAAAGGCAGTTGCCATATTTATGATACATCTG ATAATAGGCTTCTTCAGAAGAAACAAATTGATCTGCAGAATAAGAAAAAGAAGTCCAGTCAGAAGAAAATCACTGGGTTTCAG TTTCTCCCAGGAAATACTTCAAGGGTCCTTATTACATCTGCAGATTCAAGAATCAGGGTTGCTGATGGCCTAAATCTAGTTCACAAGTACAAAG GTTTTCGAAATACTAGCAGCCAAATCGCAGCCTGTTTAGCTGCTAATGGGAGGTATGTGATCTCTGCAAGTGAGGATTCCCATGTGTACATATGGAGAAATGACGATAACCTTGAACAAGGCAGAAGTAAGGGGAATGTTACTGTCACCAATTCCTACGAATATTTCCACTGCCAGGATGTGACAGCCGCTGTTGCTTTGCCATCTGCTGGCTCGGCAATGGTATCCAGAACAAACTCCAGGAAACATGATGAACAGGACTGTGTATCTGAGCATCCTCTGTTGCATGCTGTCCCTGAATTGCAAGATTCCTGTGATTTCCAAGGCCAAAGTGGCAATATCCTAAGCACCAGTTCAAACCACAGTGGTGATAGAGCAACTTGGCCTGAAGAGCTCATGACGGCAACAAAGCAGAGCCCTCGGTCCAGTGCCAGTCTTCCCAGTGGTGCTGGTCAAGCTCCGAGTCGGTCTGCCTGGGGAATGGTAATTGTCACAGCAGGCCGTGGAGGTCAGATCAGAACATTTCAGAATTTTGGGTTTCCTGCTCGAGTATAG